The following are encoded together in the Planktothrix sp. FACHB-1365 genome:
- a CDS encoding RuBisCO accumulation factor 1 — protein sequence MAQTPQNPSDSLSGTPDSSADTANLIQLLRRKQGNWVEWGEACAQLQKSGYNPQQIFEETGFEPIQQNQVIVAAQVFSSLVKGNLALEIQSYFQRKGSDILYEFRILNQGERVRASEFANQRQLDADEAKELAKAIKEFSRFSTAPDGFSHHPGDILAYYAWKAARQHHDLQQRSRLIAKGLKYAHSPTAREKIEQLLTDFSVTTKRSAPRLPIYRLETEEDIPRLIPVAGEFPISLSDFNTVPLMEEIGKFRIVKSSGNAAWVAVPGWQVVMKAEDPVAILGNSANLPHPLPNKSESVLIIVDRAQRQWDTDAYFLVEGSDHLELQWFDENPSTLLLGKLILVVRPKKVLDEDQIHDVWQTDE from the coding sequence ATGGCTCAAACACCACAGAATCCTTCTGATTCTCTCTCCGGGACACCAGATTCTTCGGCGGACACAGCAAATTTAATACAGTTATTACGTCGTAAACAAGGAAATTGGGTCGAGTGGGGTGAAGCTTGTGCTCAGTTACAAAAATCCGGTTACAATCCCCAACAAATTTTTGAGGAAACCGGGTTTGAACCCATTCAACAAAATCAAGTGATTGTGGCGGCACAGGTTTTTAGCTCTTTAGTCAAAGGCAATTTAGCACTTGAAATTCAATCTTATTTTCAACGCAAAGGAAGTGATATTTTATATGAATTTCGGATTCTGAACCAAGGGGAACGAGTCAGGGCTTCAGAATTTGCAAATCAGCGTCAATTAGATGCCGATGAAGCGAAAGAATTAGCGAAAGCAATCAAAGAATTTTCTCGATTTTCGACTGCTCCAGACGGTTTTTCTCATCATCCTGGGGATATTTTAGCTTATTACGCTTGGAAAGCCGCCCGACAACATCATGATTTACAACAGCGCTCACGGTTAATTGCAAAAGGGTTAAAATATGCTCATTCCCCAACAGCTAGAGAAAAAATTGAACAACTGTTAACCGATTTTTCAGTGACGACAAAACGCTCTGCTCCTCGTTTACCGATTTATCGTTTAGAAACAGAAGAAGATATCCCTCGTTTAATTCCAGTTGCGGGTGAATTTCCGATTTCATTATCAGACTTTAATACTGTTCCTTTAATGGAAGAAATCGGTAAATTTCGTATAGTTAAATCGTCAGGAAATGCCGCTTGGGTGGCTGTTCCAGGGTGGCAAGTGGTGATGAAAGCAGAAGATCCCGTTGCCATTTTAGGAAATAGCGCTAATTTACCCCATCCCCTACCGAATAAATCGGAATCTGTTTTAATAATTGTAGATCGCGCTCAACGGCAATGGGATACTGATGCTTATTTCTTAGTAGAAGGCTCCGATCATTTAGAATTACAATGGTTTGATGAAAACCCGTCAACCCTATTACTCGGAAAATTGATTTTGGTAGTTCGTCCCAAAAAAGTATTAGATGAGGATCAAATTCATGATGTTTGGCAAACGGATGAATAA
- a CDS encoding DUF4349 domain-containing protein yields MNTNQMGSRTASKLGFCLGLMVSILALSSCSQANKATMSSPATAPLAPADTREMANSTPEQTTPEPKKQSQLIKRAQLTLVVESIHQTTESITTIIQKQQGDILKFEAQKSADNSQRQTAYLEFRVPQQRLETTLNALAKLGTVENQMITAEDVSDQLVDFQARLRNLRKSEDMILKIMERSGSVGDVLKAANELSTIRESIERIDAQLRNLQNQVAYSTINLTLESPVSAASTPDNLGLRIQETWGSATHTMGEFTWLLVGLTLWLLAFSPYLFLLGGAVYGYRWYRQNKIK; encoded by the coding sequence ATGAATACGAATCAAATGGGCTCTCGGACAGCATCAAAGCTAGGATTTTGTCTGGGATTAATGGTATCAATTTTAGCCTTATCAAGTTGCAGTCAGGCGAATAAAGCGACAATGAGTTCTCCCGCCACTGCACCTTTAGCCCCAGCAGATACCCGCGAAATGGCTAATTCTACACCGGAACAAACGACCCCAGAACCTAAAAAACAATCTCAACTGATTAAACGTGCTCAATTGACTTTAGTAGTGGAATCTATTCATCAAACGACAGAATCAATTACTACCATTATCCAGAAACAACAAGGAGATATTTTAAAATTTGAAGCTCAAAAATCGGCTGATAATAGTCAGCGTCAAACCGCTTATTTAGAGTTTAGAGTCCCCCAGCAACGGTTAGAAACAACGTTAAATGCGTTAGCAAAATTAGGAACGGTGGAAAATCAAATGATTACAGCCGAGGATGTTTCTGATCAATTAGTCGATTTTCAAGCTCGACTACGAAATTTACGCAAATCGGAAGACATGATCTTAAAAATTATGGAGCGTTCGGGTTCCGTTGGGGACGTTCTCAAAGCCGCTAATGAATTAAGTACCATTCGAGAATCCATTGAACGCATTGATGCTCAGTTAAGAAATTTACAAAATCAAGTCGCTTATTCCACAATTAATTTAACCCTTGAATCGCCAGTTTCTGCTGCTTCTACTCCTGATAATTTGGGATTAAGAATACAAGAAACTTGGGGAAGCGCGACCCATACAATGGGAGAATTTACTTGGTTATTAGTAGGATTAACTTTATGGTTATTAGCCTTTAGTCCTTATTTATTCCTCCTAGGAGGCGCAGTTTATGGTTATCGTTGGTATCGTCAGAATAAAATAAAATAA
- a CDS encoding ATP-dependent helicase: MTDDFDLDQVSSLDSLSTPETELTVSDGTITNSLENIEKVRAFRAEKIKEIYQSLRPGQQQMADWNGGPLAISAVPGAGKSTGMAVAAALAIAHYQLHAHRQLVIVTFTRSAAANIRAKITEKLKDLKLPLGGFVVHTLHGLALNIAQKHPELSGLNLENVTLILPTPSNRITRTCVEQWITANPRHYQRLIEGVQFDGEETERLRRQSVLRTEVLPNLAWKVIQEAKSSGLQPQDLKEISERIPDDYEILKIAGGLYENYQTLLRSQNLIDYDEMILAALRVLENQAIRQFWQNRVFAVFEDEAQDSTPLQSKLLRILARSSESISDDLETLNLVRVGDPNQAINSTFTPADPIYFRNFCNECEQLKKLATMDQAGRSSCIIIDAANYMLSWVNRSKLAGNEQPFREQMIRLVGWNDPQPNANPPAYDRGLELCEPADIYQTVEWIVQRIVTILNHDPKGKFAILIRENKQGEFISNLLNNPKSYNINIPEDFKTKIRIYDASQQARNSKIPEEMLALLQFLDRPHSPDYLKLALKVLGDRNLIPNLDYNKIAIHPEEFLYPGPLDPPQPPEIRQCRYFCCQLLQARLELPPYQLISFLALSLRYERTELATADKLAERIGQKTFGSHSMGTILEVLNDIVSSERFEPVDIDEETSKESPYTRDGQLTLITMHKAKGLDWDYVFLPFLQESTIPGNLRVLPQTKFLGELTLSEVARAQIRAASHGQELIPDVMTAWEQAKDLKIAEEYRLLYVAMTRAKRFLWMSASRFSPYTWHKPENQQEQKPCPVFIALKQQFPQHFLEKY; encoded by the coding sequence ATGACAGACGATTTTGACCTGGATCAAGTTTCCTCCCTCGATTCTCTATCAACCCCAGAAACGGAATTGACGGTTTCTGATGGGACAATAACGAATTCCTTAGAAAATATTGAGAAAGTTCGCGCGTTTCGAGCCGAAAAAATTAAAGAAATTTATCAAAGTTTACGTCCAGGTCAACAACAAATGGCGGATTGGAATGGAGGGCCATTAGCGATTTCTGCGGTTCCAGGGGCGGGAAAATCAACAGGAATGGCGGTTGCTGCTGCTTTAGCGATCGCTCATTATCAACTCCATGCTCATCGTCAATTAGTGATTGTGACCTTTACCCGTTCAGCCGCTGCCAATATTCGAGCTAAAATTACTGAAAAACTTAAAGACCTTAAATTACCTTTAGGCGGATTTGTTGTTCATACTTTGCATGGTTTAGCGTTAAATATTGCTCAAAAACATCCTGAATTATCAGGATTAAATTTAGAGAATGTCACTTTAATTTTACCCACTCCTAGTAATCGAATTACTCGCACCTGTGTTGAGCAGTGGATTACTGCCAATCCTCGTCATTATCAACGGTTAATTGAGGGGGTTCAATTTGATGGAGAAGAAACAGAAAGGTTAAGAAGGCAATCGGTTTTACGAACAGAAGTTTTACCGAATTTAGCTTGGAAAGTGATTCAAGAAGCCAAAAGTTCAGGACTGCAACCGCAAGATTTAAAAGAAATTTCAGAACGAATTCCTGATGATTATGAGATTTTAAAAATTGCTGGGGGATTATATGAAAATTATCAAACTTTATTGCGATCGCAGAATTTAATTGATTATGATGAAATGATTTTAGCTGCCTTGCGAGTTCTAGAAAATCAAGCAATTCGTCAATTTTGGCAAAATCGAGTATTTGCTGTATTTGAAGACGAAGCTCAAGATTCTACGCCTCTGCAAAGTAAACTCTTAAGAATTTTAGCTCGGTCTTCTGAGTCAATTAGTGATGATTTAGAGACTTTAAATTTAGTTAGAGTCGGTGATCCTAATCAAGCAATTAACTCTACTTTTACTCCGGCTGATCCCATTTATTTTAGGAATTTTTGTAATGAATGTGAACAGTTAAAAAAATTAGCGACAATGGATCAAGCCGGAAGAAGTAGCTGCATTATTATTGATGCGGCTAATTATATGTTATCGTGGGTGAATCGCTCCAAATTAGCGGGAAATGAACAACCTTTTCGAGAGCAAATGATTCGGTTAGTGGGATGGAATGACCCTCAACCCAATGCAAATCCACCCGCTTATGATCGAGGCTTAGAACTGTGTGAACCTGCGGATATTTATCAAACGGTTGAGTGGATTGTGCAACGAATTGTAACAATTTTGAATCATGATCCTAAAGGAAAATTTGCTATTTTAATTCGAGAAAATAAACAAGGAGAGTTTATTTCTAACCTTTTAAATAACCCCAAATCATACAATATTAACATACCCGAAGATTTTAAAACTAAAATCCGCATTTATGATGCGTCTCAACAGGCACGAAATTCTAAAATTCCTGAAGAAATGTTAGCCTTATTGCAATTTTTAGATCGTCCCCATTCACCGGATTATTTAAAATTAGCGTTAAAAGTCTTAGGTGATCGCAATTTAATTCCGAATTTAGATTATAATAAAATAGCAATTCATCCCGAAGAATTTCTTTATCCTGGCCCCCTTGATCCGCCACAGCCTCCAGAAATTCGTCAATGTCGTTATTTTTGTTGTCAATTATTGCAAGCGCGTTTAGAACTACCTCCCTATCAATTAATCTCTTTTTTAGCGTTATCCCTGCGCTATGAACGAACGGAATTAGCAACGGCCGATAAATTAGCTGAACGCATTGGTCAAAAAACTTTTGGTAGCCATTCTATGGGGACTATTTTAGAAGTTTTGAATGATATTGTCAGTTCAGAACGATTTGAACCCGTTGATATTGATGAAGAAACTTCTAAAGAAAGTCCCTACACCCGTGACGGTCAATTAACTTTAATTACCATGCACAAAGCCAAAGGATTAGATTGGGATTATGTGTTTCTTCCCTTTTTACAAGAGTCTACAATTCCGGGGAATTTACGAGTTTTACCGCAAACGAAATTTTTAGGAGAATTAACCCTTTCTGAAGTCGCTCGTGCTCAAATTCGAGCCGCATCTCATGGACAAGAATTAATTCCTGATGTGATGACTGCATGGGAACAAGCCAAGGATTTAAAAATTGCCGAAGAATATCGGTTACTCTATGTCGCCATGACCAGAGCTAAACGTTTTTTATGGATGTCTGCATCGCGTTTTTCTCCCTACACTTGGCATAAACCCGAAAATCAGCAAGAACAAAAACCCTGTCCGGTTTTTATTGCTTTAAAACAACAATTTCCTCAACATTTTTTAGAGAAATATTAA
- the dnaE gene encoding DNA polymerase III subunit alpha, whose protein sequence is MSFVGLHIHSDYSLLDGASQLPQLIDRALELEMPAIAVTDHGVMYGAIELIKTCRNKNIKPIIGNEMYVVNGDVAIQDSRRKKYHQVVLAKNTQGYKNLVKLTTISHLQGFQGKGIFARPCINKELLEQYHEGLIVTSACLGGEIPQAILQGRYDVARKVAQWYKDVFGEDFYLEIQDHGSPEDRMVNVEIVNISRELNIKIVATNDSHFISCNDVEAHDALLCINTQKLINEEKRMRYSGTEYLKSAEEMAQLFRDHLSDDIIEEAINNTVEVANKVEPYKGILGEPRIPDYPIPSDHTADTYLEEVTWKGLLERMNAKTRSEIKPIYKERLEYELKMMQQMGFSTYFLVVWDYIKFARDNNIPVGPGRGSAAGSLVAYALRITNIDPVHHGLLFERFLNPERKSMPDIDTDFCIERRDEMIKYVTDKYGEDKVAQIITFNRMTSKAVLKDVARVLGISYKKSDQMAKLIPVSRGKPTRLKVMISDQSPAPEFKEAYDHEDVAIHNDAGDEVGTIKVKQWLDMAIRIEGTNKTFGVHAAGVVISKQPLDEIVPLQRNNDGAVITQYYMEDLEAVGLLKMDFLGLKNLTMIQKAVDYIEEKYHHKIDPEKLPSDVERRAQDAYKTHKKLPEDVLKTYKLLEKGDLDGIFQLESSGMMDIVKKLKPSCLDDISSILALYRPGPLDAGLIPQFIDRKHGRDEIRYDHPMLEPILKETYGILCFQEQIMKLAQDLAGYSLGQADILRRCLSGSTEILDAATGNLVSLKEIAQSPEYWLGRKVFSLNLNTQKITQQPITEIHPNGVQDIWQITTKTNHQIKATDDHLFYTVLGWQPLKAFKIGDRVGLAKTLPITNQSKISDAQIKLVAYLIGDGHLSTKSPVQKTPSRSLSRHRVENFAIAFQNDQLKAIAESDVFWDEIVEIKYIGKEEVFDLSIPETHNFIANNFIAHNCMGKKKAEEMQKQRELFIDGATKNGVQQKLAEKLFEQMVQFAEYCFNKSHSMAYAYVTYETAYLKANYPVEYMAALLSANSGDTDKIQKYIESCQKSLGIKVIAPDINLSGMDFTPSDNSIIFGLSAIKNVGEGAIEHLLAERREGGEFKSYPDLCDRINLQVVNSRALESLIKCGALDKLNPNRRQAIDHLDKLISWAQSKAKDRAVGQQSIFDLLGGGTNTINTHEDAPKPAKIEDFTVQEKLQFEKELLGFYVSEHPLKSILESIIVEERVTLQELTGKKSKVKVVVVITSIKLHTTKKGDRMAFLQIEDLTGQMEAIVFPRTYQEIKTFPGENDVVLITGKIDKQEDKTQLIIDELQFANTLPRREKLPTPLLEDLEVEESKIMVLLHLKLEEIYDLTRLQKLHALLKEQSSGNQQQANIPIVATVKGEFQHNYKGVCLGRDFWIQNAEATLNSLKSAGFDAEIKPKIEPTLSSIF, encoded by the coding sequence ATGTCTTTTGTAGGATTACATATTCATAGTGATTATAGTTTACTCGATGGTGCATCTCAATTACCTCAATTAATTGATCGAGCATTAGAGTTAGAAATGCCTGCGATCGCTGTCACCGATCATGGTGTCATGTATGGGGCAATTGAGTTAATTAAAACCTGTCGAAATAAGAATATTAAACCCATTATTGGCAATGAGATGTATGTGGTTAATGGAGATGTTGCTATTCAAGATTCTCGACGGAAAAAATATCATCAAGTCGTCTTAGCAAAAAATACCCAAGGGTATAAAAATTTAGTTAAATTAACGACCATTTCACACCTGCAAGGATTTCAAGGAAAAGGCATTTTTGCACGTCCCTGTATTAATAAAGAGCTATTAGAACAATATCATGAAGGGTTAATTGTTACCAGTGCTTGTTTAGGCGGAGAAATTCCCCAGGCAATTTTACAAGGACGGTATGATGTGGCGCGAAAAGTTGCCCAATGGTATAAAGATGTATTTGGAGAGGATTTTTATTTAGAAATTCAAGATCATGGTTCTCCTGAAGATCGGATGGTTAATGTTGAGATTGTTAATATTAGTCGAGAATTAAATATTAAAATTGTCGCTACCAATGATTCCCATTTTATCTCTTGTAATGATGTGGAAGCTCATGATGCGTTACTTTGTATTAATACCCAAAAATTAATTAATGAAGAAAAACGAATGCGCTACAGCGGCACAGAATATTTAAAATCTGCTGAAGAAATGGCGCAACTCTTTCGGGATCATTTATCCGATGACATTATTGAAGAAGCCATTAATAATACCGTAGAAGTTGCTAATAAAGTTGAACCCTATAAGGGTATTTTAGGAGAACCTCGTATCCCTGACTATCCTATTCCAAGTGATCATACGGCGGATACTTACTTAGAAGAAGTGACTTGGAAAGGGTTATTAGAACGGATGAATGCTAAAACTCGAAGCGAGATTAAACCTATCTATAAAGAGCGCTTAGAATATGAACTTAAAATGATGCAACAGATGGGGTTTTCCACCTACTTTTTAGTCGTTTGGGATTATATTAAATTTGCCAGAGATAACAATATTCCTGTTGGGCCAGGACGAGGTTCTGCGGCGGGATCATTAGTGGCTTATGCCTTAAGAATTACCAATATTGATCCAGTGCATCATGGTTTATTATTTGAACGATTTTTAAACCCTGAACGAAAATCTATGCCAGATATTGATACGGATTTTTGTATTGAACGGCGAGACGAAATGATTAAATATGTGACTGATAAATATGGCGAAGATAAGGTAGCCCAAATTATTACCTTTAACCGGATGACCTCTAAAGCGGTGTTAAAAGATGTCGCCAGGGTATTAGGAATTTCTTATAAAAAATCCGATCAAATGGCAAAATTAATTCCGGTTTCACGGGGAAAACCGACCCGTTTAAAAGTTATGATTTCCGATCAAAGTCCCGCGCCGGAATTCAAAGAAGCTTATGATCATGAAGATGTTGCCATTCATAATGATGCAGGGGATGAAGTCGGAACGATTAAAGTTAAACAATGGTTAGATATGGCAATTCGCATCGAAGGAACAAACAAAACCTTCGGAGTTCATGCGGCGGGTGTGGTGATTTCTAAACAACCTTTAGACGAAATTGTTCCCCTCCAACGTAATAATGATGGGGCGGTGATTACTCAATATTATATGGAGGATTTAGAGGCGGTTGGATTGTTAAAAATGGACTTTTTGGGGTTAAAGAATTTAACCATGATTCAAAAAGCGGTTGATTATATTGAAGAAAAATATCATCATAAAATTGATCCTGAAAAACTACCTTCTGATGTAGAAAGGAGAGCGCAAGACGCTTATAAAACCCATAAAAAGTTACCCGAAGATGTATTGAAAACTTATAAATTATTAGAAAAAGGGGATTTAGATGGAATTTTTCAGCTAGAATCTTCTGGGATGATGGATATTGTTAAAAAACTCAAACCATCCTGTTTAGATGATATTTCTTCTATTTTAGCCTTATATCGTCCGGGGCCGTTAGATGCAGGTTTAATTCCCCAATTTATTGATCGTAAACATGGACGGGATGAAATTCGCTATGATCACCCGATGTTAGAACCGATTTTAAAAGAAACCTATGGAATTTTATGCTTTCAAGAACAAATTATGAAATTAGCTCAAGATTTAGCGGGCTATTCTTTAGGTCAAGCGGATATTCTTCGCCGATGTTTGAGTGGATCTACGGAAATTTTAGATGCTGCTACCGGAAACTTAGTTTCCTTAAAAGAAATTGCACAATCTCCTGAATATTGGTTAGGTAGAAAAGTCTTTTCTCTCAATCTTAATACTCAAAAAATTACGCAACAACCCATCACGGAAATTCATCCAAATGGAGTTCAGGATATTTGGCAAATTACCACGAAAACAAATCACCAAATTAAAGCCACTGACGATCATCTTTTCTATACAGTCTTAGGATGGCAACCCTTAAAAGCCTTTAAAATTGGCGATCGCGTGGGTTTAGCAAAAACTCTCCCGATTACAAATCAAAGTAAAATATCAGATGCTCAAATCAAGTTGGTCGCGTATTTAATTGGAGACGGTCATTTATCCACAAAGAGTCCAGTCCAGAAAACACCCTCTCGTAGTCTATCTCGTCATCGTGTGGAAAATTTTGCGATAGCCTTTCAAAATGACCAATTAAAAGCGATCGCAGAATCGGATGTTTTTTGGGATGAAATTGTTGAAATTAAGTATATAGGCAAAGAAGAAGTGTTTGATTTAAGTATTCCCGAAACTCATAATTTTATTGCTAATAATTTTATTGCCCACAATTGTATGGGTAAAAAGAAAGCAGAAGAAATGCAGAAGCAAAGGGAACTCTTTATTGACGGTGCAACCAAAAATGGAGTCCAGCAAAAATTGGCAGAAAAGTTATTTGAGCAAATGGTTCAATTCGCCGAATATTGCTTCAATAAATCCCATTCAATGGCCTATGCCTATGTTACCTATGAAACCGCTTATTTAAAAGCTAATTACCCTGTTGAATATATGGCGGCTTTATTAAGTGCCAATAGTGGAGATACGGATAAAATTCAAAAGTATATTGAATCTTGCCAAAAATCTTTAGGGATTAAAGTAATTGCGCCGGATATTAATCTTTCGGGTATGGATTTTACTCCCTCCGATAATAGTATTATTTTTGGACTATCTGCGATTAAAAATGTGGGAGAAGGTGCTATAGAACATTTATTAGCAGAGCGTCGAGAAGGGGGAGAATTTAAAAGTTATCCTGATTTATGCGATCGCATTAATTTACAAGTTGTCAATAGCCGTGCGTTAGAATCTTTAATTAAATGTGGTGCTTTAGATAAATTGAACCCCAACCGTCGCCAAGCTATTGATCATTTAGATAAATTAATTTCTTGGGCGCAAAGTAAAGCTAAAGATCGGGCTGTTGGTCAACAAAGTATCTTTGATCTTTTAGGGGGAGGAACGAATACAATTAATACCCATGAAGATGCACCAAAACCTGCAAAAATTGAAGATTTTACGGTTCAAGAAAAACTACAATTTGAGAAAGAATTACTGGGATTTTATGTTTCTGAACATCCGTTAAAATCCATCTTAGAATCTATTATTGTAGAGGAACGAGTCACCTTACAAGAATTAACGGGTAAAAAATCAAAAGTTAAAGTCGTTGTTGTGATTACCTCGATTAAACTGCATACCACTAAAAAAGGCGATCGCATGGCATTTTTACAAATTGAAGATTTAACCGGACAAATGGAGGCGATTGTTTTTCCTAGAACTTATCAAGAAATAAAGACCTTTCCCGGTGAAAATGATGTGGTTTTAATTACAGGAAAAATTGATAAACAGGAAGATAAAACTCAGTTGATTATTGATGAATTACAATTCGCCAATACTCTCCCTCGTCGTGAAAAACTCCCAACTCCTTTATTAGAAGATTTGGAAGTAGAGGAATCAAAAATTATGGTACTTTTACATTTAAAACTTGAGGAAATTTATGATTTAACCCGCTTACAAAAACTTCATGCACTTCTCAAAGAACAATCATCCGGTAATCAACAACAAGCTAATATTCCCATTGTGGCTACAGTGAAAGGAGAATTTCAACATAATTATAAAGGGGTTTGTTTAGGTCGTGACTTCTGGATACAGAATGCTGAAGCAACTCTAAATTCCTTAAAATCTGCGGGGTTTGATGCTGAAATTAAACCGAAAATAGAACCAACTCTTTCTTCTATTTTTTAA
- the menD gene encoding 2-succinyl-5-enolpyruvyl-6-hydroxy-3-cyclohexene-1-carboxylic-acid synthase, with amino-acid sequence MIDFRNINTVWASVFVETLAQLGLKTAIVCPGSRSTPLTIAFAQHSSIETIPILDERSASFFALGIAKKSGIPTALVCTSGTAGANFYPAIIEAKESRVPLLILTADRPPELRDCHAGQTIDQVKLYGTYPNWQTELTVPSLDLKLLRYLRQTLIYAWERSQFPIPGVVHLNIPFRDPLHPIYQSETEDLKAIFPNDFFDPITPLKSSLFYSFNLSNYLKQWYNYSQGIIIAGVAQPQNAEGYCQAIAHLSQHLNYPVLAEGLSPIRNYSNLNPYLISTYDLILRNPTLAEKLAPQVVIQIGDLPTSKTLRNWLEQKQPDYFILDPSYQNLDGLHGKTTHLRIPIEQLSEEIHHQEDTDTLNLTGSQFYCHLWCELEAKLKTVINQEFEAINLLIEPKVAWLLPQILPQNTPIFIANSMPVRDVEFFWSPNLLNIQPFFNRGANGIDGTLSTALGIAHHHQQSSILLTGDLALLHDTNGFLLRNQFIGHLTIILINNNGGGIFEMLPISQFNPPFEDYFATPQNINFDQLAATYKIEYEKILSWEQLKQRLNPLPDSGIRILEIQTNRKIDAKWRQKYLQQFADELNF; translated from the coding sequence ATGATTGACTTCCGTAATATTAACACAGTTTGGGCTTCTGTATTTGTAGAAACACTCGCTCAATTAGGATTAAAAACTGCTATCGTTTGTCCCGGTTCCCGTTCCACTCCTTTAACGATTGCTTTTGCTCAACATTCTAGCATAGAAACGATTCCGATTTTAGATGAACGGTCTGCCTCATTTTTTGCTTTGGGAATTGCTAAAAAAAGCGGAATTCCGACGGCTTTAGTTTGTACGTCAGGAACCGCAGGAGCCAATTTTTATCCTGCTATTATAGAAGCAAAAGAAAGTCGAGTTCCCTTATTAATTTTAACAGCAGATCGACCCCCAGAATTAAGAGATTGTCATGCAGGACAAACCATTGATCAAGTAAAATTATACGGCACTTATCCGAATTGGCAAACAGAATTAACGGTTCCCAGTTTAGATTTAAAATTATTACGTTATTTACGCCAAACCTTAATTTATGCTTGGGAGCGATCGCAATTTCCCATTCCGGGTGTTGTTCATCTGAATATCCCTTTTCGTGACCCGTTACATCCCATTTATCAATCAGAAACAGAAGATTTAAAAGCTATCTTTCCTAATGATTTTTTTGATCCAATTACTCCATTAAAATCTTCCCTGTTTTATAGCTTTAATCTATCTAATTATTTAAAACAATGGTATAATTATTCTCAAGGGATTATTATTGCTGGTGTAGCTCAACCGCAAAATGCAGAGGGTTATTGTCAAGCGATCGCCCATCTTTCTCAACACTTAAATTATCCCGTTTTAGCCGAGGGATTATCCCCCATTAGAAATTATTCTAACCTGAATCCCTATTTAATTTCAACCTATGATTTAATCCTGAGAAATCCAACCTTAGCCGAAAAACTTGCACCTCAAGTGGTAATTCAAATTGGAGATTTACCCACCAGTAAAACCCTGAGAAACTGGCTAGAACAAAAACAACCAGACTATTTTATCCTTGACCCTAGCTATCAAAATTTAGATGGGTTACATGGAAAAACAACTCATTTGAGGATACCGATAGAACAGCTATCAGAAGAAATTCATCACCAAGAAGATACAGATACCTTAAATTTGACTGGATCTCAATTCTATTGTCATCTATGGTGTGAGTTAGAAGCTAAACTAAAAACAGTTATTAATCAAGAATTTGAAGCTATTAATTTATTAATAGAACCTAAAGTTGCTTGGTTATTGCCTCAAATTCTACCTCAAAACACCCCCATTTTTATTGCTAATAGTATGCCAGTAAGGGATGTAGAATTTTTTTGGAGTCCTAATTTGTTAAATATTCAACCCTTTTTTAATCGCGGTGCTAATGGAATTGATGGAACTTTATCCACAGCATTAGGAATAGCCCATCATCATCAGCAAAGTAGTATTTTATTAACAGGTGATTTAGCTTTACTTCATGATACCAATGGATTTTTACTTAGAAATCAATTCATCGGACATTTAACGATTATTTTAATTAATAATAATGGCGGTGGTATTTTTGAAATGTTACCGATTTCTCAATTTAATCCCCCCTTTGAAGATTATTTTGCAACCCCTCAAAATATTAATTTTGATCAATTAGCTGCAACCTATAAAATTGAATATGAAAAAATCCTATCCTGGGAACAGTTGAAACAACGATTAAATCCCCTTCCTGATAGTGGAATTAGGATTTTAGAAATTCAAACTAATCGCAAAATTGATGCAAAATGGAGGCAAAAATATTTACAGCAGTTTGCAGATGAATTAAACTTTTAG